Proteins co-encoded in one Candida albicans SC5314 chromosome 3, complete sequence genomic window:
- the RAD50 gene encoding MRX complex DNA-binding subunit (Putative DNA double-strand break repair factor; involved in response to oxidative stress and drug resistance; flow model biofilm repressed), whose translation MIHIEKLFSFILLFIALPSPASFIRMSSIYKLSIKGVRAFHPESDETIQFGFPLTLICGQNGCGKTTVIECLKYATTGTLPPNSKGGAFVHDPSLSSRTAVTGQIKLAFKNVNGKSMITTRSVQASSKSTKSATGATVTFKTLEGQLAIIEKGDKISVSSKNAELDAQIPVYLGASPAILENVIFCHQDESLWPLSEPSALKKKFDDIFEASKFTKVLDNFKSIKKDMATDIKLIEQSVNHLKIDKERAKKVQDKLHNMNESVEKYTEEITDLNIQIEKKEKQAEELFATNQEFQRTLSDYENLLTKKQALEEQIERLKTSIEILPDNDEELLNRQENFSAITTEKSNRIDDLQLQSTKLSDELKNKTKQYNELIRLDGSFKAKKAEYDSNWEKLSEIVDKNAKDFNVQISNDRVRNIAMFKTELNKRHNTLLNEQKDLLVDNKRKESERQSALQDVLNSISREEQYHEYATNVINTNNEKLSVLKRKVEVGSNNEIELEEKRNDLELTMKLLQEKKDLNEVRKLDAKIMECNTEISKLEFELDELAKKLSTSNKQSDLRSKVLFLEESAKSKKAELSKIFATIDSSYFDVLGSKLDVDVGESLLSQKISNLEIKSEEQQKKVGSLESELQINKNSIESILKTIEENNSKIDSLKSNITKVIGEDEINDYENVVNDLEDSYRNVSEDVNSAEVTRDFKNSAISFAEENKCCLLCKRLFEQGGLGSFIQDLKQSVDEHKIQEIREQSLEIKKELEDVKSINLEVINYRECLANVQNFECKLKELVDKSSQIENELEQQRKEQQTIKHSLDNALSLKKPLSDATRIHLEVSEIEFQLDELNEDLSGFGGSVVSVDELQKQQQDINLKIKKTRQDLNDYTESKYKAQRELQKLENRVKDTKLQISNLERSLAEVTGIKNNISEAEDIVRSSEEKLKQIKTSLEELQVDKQVKSNALRDTQNSNRDTEQEMQQEVEKCHQLLTSFTSLNDAVTYFETNIADKYEANALEMKELSEQCTSLETKIDDHAQEIKSLEKEVMDASRIEHNILANIDYRSQLSRLEETELQLGSMDIEDAQSRKEEYQVESKKLRDALSSLTAEHAGKIGEVKQIKDQIASLNKELETEYKNVNQSYHEEWIKLQTNLLVSNDIQIYSKALDNGIMKYHSMKMEEINRILNELWSQTYKGSDISTIAIKSDVNLQAKGNRSYNYRVVMVKESSELDMRGRCSAGQKVLASILIRLALAECFGANCGMIALDEPTTNLDAENAEALAAALNRIIEYRKSQSNFQLIVITHDEKFLTHIQGDRFTDHFYRIQRDESSKSRIYSLPIGRIQEG comes from the coding sequence ATGATCCATATTGAAAAACTATTTTCCTTTATTCTTCTCTTTATAGCCCTACCTTCCCCAGCATCTTTCATCAGAATGTCTAGTATCTATAAGTTGTCTATAAAAGGGGTGCGTGCATTTCATCCGGAATCTGACGAGACCATTCAATTTGGGTTCCCATTGACATTAATTTGTGGTCAAAACGGGTGTGGTAAAACAACCGTTATTGAATGTTTGAAATACGCAACAACAGGGACATTGCCTCCAAATTCCAAAGGAGGAGCATTTGTGCACGATCCAAGCTTAAGCTCTCGAACCGCTGTAACTGGTCAGATTAAATTGGCATTCAAAAACGTGAATGGCAAATCAATGATTACAACTAGATCAGTTCAAGCGAGTCTGAAATCAACTAAAAGCGCCACTGGAGCCACTGTCACATTTAAAACTTTGGAAGGTCAATTGgcaattattgaaaaaggCGATAAGATAAGTGTCTCTTCCAAGAATGCTGAATTAGATGCCCAGATTCCAGTTTATTTGGGCGCGTCTCCGGCGATCTTAGAGAATGTTATTTTTTGTCACCAAGATGAAAGTTTATGGCCATTGAGTGAACCTTCGgcattgaagaagaagtttgACGATATTTTTGAAGCTTCCAAGTTCACTAAAGTTTTGgataattttaaaagtaTTAAAAAGGATATGGCAACAGACATTAAGTTGATAGAGCAAAGTGTCAACCACTTGAAAATTGACAAAGAAAGAGCAAAGAAGGTTCAAGATAAATTACATAACATGAATGAATCTGTTGAAAAATACACTGAAGAAATTACAGACCttaatattcaaattgagaaaaaagaaaagcaGGCTGAAGAATTGTTTGCCACTAACCAAGAATTCCAAAGAACTCTTAGTGACTATGAGAACTTATTAACCAAGAAACAAGCTTTAGAGGAACAAATTGAACGTTTAAAAACTTCTATTGAAATCTTACCTGACAATGATGAAGAGCTTTTGAATAGGCAAGAGAACTTTTCTGCAATCACAACGGAAAAGAGTAACAGAATTGATGATCTTCAATTACAAAGTACCAAATTGCTGGATGAACTAAAGAATAAAACTAAACAGTACAATGAGTTAATAAGGTTGGATGGCTCATTCAAAGCTAAGAAGGCGGAATATGACTCCAATTGGGAGAAATTGTCCGAAATAGTTGATAAAAATGCAAAAGATTTTAACGTGCAAATTAGTAATGACAGAGTACGAAATATTGCCATGTTCAAAactgaattgaataaaagaCACAATACTTTGCTTAACGAACAAAAGGATCTTTTGGTGGATAATAAGAGAAAAGAATCAGAGAGACAGAGCGCACTTCAAGATGTTCTCAACTCTATATCAAGGGAGGAACAATACCATGAGTATGCAACCAATGTGATAAATACCAACAACGAAAAACTTCTGgttttaaaaagaaaagttgaAGTGGGAagtaataatgaaatagaATTAGAGGAAAAACGAAACGATCTTGAACTCACTATGAAATTGTTGCAAGAGAAAAAGGATTTGAATGAAGTTAGAAAACTTGATGCAAAAATTATGGAGTGTAATACTGAAATCTCAAAATTAGAATTTGAACTCGATGAACTTGCCAAAAAGTTGTCCACTAGCAACAAACAATCAGATTTAAGATCaaaagttttgtttttggaaGAATCAGCTAAATCTAAGAAGGCAGAATTATCCAAGATTTTTGCAACTATTGACAGTAGCTATTTTGATGTCTTAGGTTCAAAATTAGATGTTGATGTAGGTGAGTCACTTTTATcccaaaaaatttcaaacttgGAAATCAAGTCGgaagaacaacaaaagaaagtaGGGTCATTGGAAAGTGAATtgcaaataaataaaaactCAATCgaatcaattttgaaaaccaTAGAAGAAAACAACCTGAAAATTGACTCTTTGAAAAGCAACATAACCAAAGTTATTGGCgaagatgaaattaatgacTATGAGAATGTAGTAAATGACTTGGAAGATAGTTATAGAAATGTCCTGGAAGACGTAAACAGTGCTGAAGTAACACGAGATTTCAAGAACTCGGCCATATCATTTGCAGAGGAAAACAAATGTTGTTTGCTTTGTAAAAGATTGTTTGAACAAGGAGGATTAGGTTCCTTTATTCAGGATTTGAAGCAAAGTGTTGATGAACACAAAATACAAGAAATTCGTGAGCAATCATTagaaataaagaaagaGCTCGAAGATGTGAAGTCAATTAACTTGGAAGTGATCAACTATAGAGAATGTCTTGCTAATGTTCAGAATTTCGAATGCAAATTGAAAGAGTTGGTTGATAAATCGAGTCAAATAGAGAATGAATTAGAgcaacaaagaaaagaacAACAGACAATTAAACACTCTCTTGATAATGCTTTACTGTTGAAAAAACCTTTATCTGACGCAACTAGAATACATTTGGAAGTACTGGAGATTGAATTCCAACTTGATGAATTAAACGAAGATTTGAGTGGGTTTGGTGGCCTGGTTGTTTCAGTTGATGAATTGCAAAAACAGCAACAAGAcataaatttgaaaatcaaaaagacAAGACAGgatttaaatgattataCAGAGAGCAAATACAAGGCACAACGGGAATTACAGAAGTTGGAAAACAGAGTCAAAGACACAAAATTACAGATCAGTAATTTAGAAAGATCACTTGCAGAAGTGACAGGAATCAAGAATAATATATCAGAGGCCGAAGACATTGTGCGTAGCTCCGAAGAAAAGTTGAAACAGATTAAAACCTCTTTGGAAGAATTGCAAGTTGACAAACAGGTAAAACTGAATGCATTGAGAGATACCCAAAACAGTAATCGTGATACTGAACAGGAGATGCAACAAGAAGTGGAAAAATGCCACCAATTGCTTACCTCATTTACCTCACTCAATGATGCAGTGACctattttgaaacaaacaTAGCAGATAAGTATGAAGCAAATGCTTTAGAAATGAAGGAGCTTTCAGAACAATGCACTTCCTTGGAAACTAAAATAGACGATCATGCACAAGAGATTAAGCTGTTGGAAAAGGAAGTAATGGATGCATCTCGGATAGAGCACAATATTCTTGCCAATATTGATTATCGAAGCCAACTTAGTAGATTGGAGGAGACAGAATTACAACTTGGCTCAATGGACATAGAGGATGCTCAATCCCGTAAGGAAGAATATCAGGTAGAATCTAAAAAATTGCGAGATGCTTTGTCTTCATTAACTGCCGAGCATGCTGGTAAAATTGGAGAAGTGAAACAGATTAAAGATCAAATAGCTAGTTTGAACAAAGAGTTGGAAACCGAATACAAGAATGTAAATCAATCCTACCACGAAGAGTGGATTAAGCTTCAAACTAATTTGTTGGTTTCAAACGACATTCAGATTTATTCAAAGGCTTTAGACAATGGTATCATGAAATACCATAGTATGAAGATGGAGGAAATCAACAGAATTCTAAATGAATTGTGGTCACAAACGTACAAGGGATCAGATATTTCTACAATTGCGATTAAAAGTGATGTCAATTTGCAAGCTAAAGGAAACAGGTCCTATAACTATAGAGTGGTAATGGTAAAAGAATCTAGCGAGTTAGATATGAGAGGCAGATGCTCGGCCGGTCAAAAAGTGTTAGCCAGTATTTTGATCCGGTTGGCGTTAGCGGAATGTTTTGGTGCAAATTGTGGGATGATTGCGTTAGATGAGCCTACCACTAACTTGGATGCTGAAAATGCCGAGGCACTAGCAGCAGCATTGAACAGGATCATTGAATACCGAAAATCGCAATCAAACTTTCAGTTAATTGTTATTACACACGATGAGAAGTTTTTAACACACATACAGGGTGATCGGTTCACAGATCATTTTTACAGAATTCAACGAGATGAAAGTAGTAAGTCAAGAATTTATAGTTTACCTATTGGTAGAATTCAAGAAggctaa
- a CDS encoding uncharacterized protein (Ortholog(s) have role in ascospore wall assembly), with the protein MEFIEHLGVKLEEDDQEVRSFVIWVKGILCLSALLIYIMIYQMVAISCSLASIVFPDSANLIRNKCGYFFWDFSLYLMHLNKVKFRLYGDTTDANPAVVVSNHASLADCFVIHYLSRMSILGDDYSPMRQCEQFSLPIINFFSWFLVWRVPTVKILLHMLKSDENWELESKSLSFVFSRLLRSKFSEWVVLFPEVNIWSPNGAALQGQVSNKYFLPKFNHLLYPRFSAFFNIISILNQSKPHAYLNMYDITILYTRNGHGTISNQYKPPTLLDIFASAEPITVIVYVKIRSVSRIPTKRKKLEKYLEHLWIHKEKVISQLKAENDTHIQLRISKDNFSVAP; encoded by the exons ATGGAATTCATTGAGCATTTAGGAGTCAAATTGGAGGAAGATGACCAAGAAGTGAGATCTTTTGTAATATGGGTAAAAGGGATTTTATGTTTATCAgcattgttgatttatatcATGATTTACCAAATGGTTGCAATTTCGTGCTCATTGGCGTCAATAGTATTTCCTGATTCAGCAAATTTGATCAGAAACAAATGTGGCTACTTTTTCTGGGACTTTTCGTTATATTTAATG CACTTGAATAAGGTAAAGTTCAGACTTTATGGCGACACTACTGATGCCAATCCTGCTGTGGTAGTAAGTAACCATGCATCTTTAGCAGACTGTTTTGTTATTCACTATTTATCACGTATGTCTATATTAGGGGACGATTATTCGCCGATGCGACAATGTGAACAGTTTTCGCttccaataattaatttcttctCGTGGTTTCTAGTATGGAGAGTTCCTACAGTCAAAATTTTGCTTCATATGTTAAAATCCGATGAAAACTGGGAACTAGAACTGAAGTCGTtatcatttgttttttcacGATTATTAAGAAGCAAATTTTCAGAATGGGTTGTGTTGTTCCCCGAAGTAAACATTTGGAGCCCCAATGGAGCCGCCTTACAGGGCCAAGTAAGCAATAAGTACTTTTTGCCAAAATTCAATCACTTGTTGTATCCTCGATTCTCTGcgtttttcaatatcataTCCATACTTAACCAATCAAAGCCACATGCTTATTTAAACATGTACGACATCACCATCTTATATACCCGCAACGGTCACGgtacaatttcaaatcaatataaaCCACCGACTTTGCTAGACATATTTGCCAGTGCTGAACCTATAACGGTGATTGTTTATGTAAAAATCCGTTCAGTGTCAAGAATCCctacaaaaagaaaaaagctAGAAAAGTATCTAGAACATTTATGGATACACAAAGAGAAAGTGATCTCTCAATTAAAGGCAGAAAATGATACCCACATCCAATTACGTATATCGAAAGATAATTTTTCTGTAGCTCCGTAG